AAGATATTGGAGGCGATAGGGGAGAACGGCGTACTGCTCGGCATAGACCGGGACGAGAAAGTTCTTGAAGAGTTGAAAAGAAAAACTTCCGGCGAACGACTCTGGCAGAACGCCAAACTGGCCGTAGGAAACTTCCGCGAGTTGGACGGACTGATGGACTCTTTTGGAATCGCCAAGGCGGATGCGTTTCTGTTTGACCTCGGGATGAGCTCCGTCCAGATAGACGAATCCGGCCGCGGTTTTTCTTTCCAAAAAGACGAGCCGCTTTTAATGACTATGAAGTCCAACCCCGAGCACGGAGACTTAACGGCAAGGGAAATCGTCAACGATTGGAGAGAGGAAGAACTGGAGAACATCATCAGGACTTACGGGGAGGAAAGGTTCAGCCGCCGGATAGCCGCGAACATCGTACGCCGTAGGGAAATCAAGCCGATAGAAACGACGCTGGAGCTGGTTGACGTAATCAGGGAAAGCGTTCCCGGTTTTTACCGGAGAGGTCGCGTAAATTGCGCCACCAGAACTTTCCAGGCCTTAAGGATTGCCGTCAACGACGAGTTGAACGCCGCCAAAGAAGGGCTGGAAAAAGCCTGGGATAGGCTGAACATCGGCGGCAGAGCGGCGGCCATATCGTTTCATTCTTTGGAGGACAGGATAGTTAAAAACTTTTTTAAAGAAAAAGCCTTGCTCGGAGAAGGCGCGCTCATCGACAAAAAACCAATAACGGCAAGCGAGGAAGAAAGATTGAGCAATCCCAGATCAAGGAGCGCCAAACTAAGAATCATAGAAAAAATAAAATGACACAAGCAATAAAAAATTTATCGCGAACATCGCGGCAGGACGGCGCCAAACCGGCCGCTTTCAAATTTCTCATAGCGGCTGTTTTCGTAATGGTCGCGCTCTACACTTATCTGCTCGGCTCGTTGGTTTCTTCGGCCGTTGAGGAGAAGAAAGCTTTGGCCGAAATTGCCGAGACGGAAAAGCAAAAAATAGAATTGGAGGAAAAATATCTGGAAATTTCCGGCGCGCTGGACATGGACTACGCCGAGGAGCTCGGTTTTGCCGACAAAACCGGGGAAATGGCTTACGCCTCGCGATTTGAGTCATTGGCTTCGCGCTAGGGCCGAGGCCGTTTATAATTCGCACTAACCGGAATGAAAGGAAATTTTAAGGCGAGAGCCGGGTTTGTTTATTTTTTGTTTCTTTGCGTGGCGGTTATCATTTCCGGCCGCCTGTTTTTTGTCCAAATAATCAACGGTGAATATTACGACGGACTTGCCAAAAAACAATACAACGCGTCGGGCCGCAACTTCAACCGCGGCTCAATATACTTCAGCGACAAAGACGGAAGTCTGATGTCGGCCGCCGCCGTCAAAGAAGACTACCAGCTGGTTGTTTATCCGAAAAGAATAACCGACGCCGGAAAAGCTTACTCCGGCCTTTCCGCCGTTTTTGAAATCGGGCAAAAAGATTTTATGGCTCAAGCGTCGGCGGAAGACGCGGGCAGAAAAGTCATGGCGAAAAAATTAAGCGAAGAACAGGCGGACGAAATAAACAGGCTGAAGATAACCGGAGTGGCGGCGGAGCCGGACACCTACCGATATTATCCGGCGGAAAATCTGGCTTCGCACGCGCTGGGATTCGTCGGGTACGACGGCGACAAACTTGTCGGCCGCTACGGGCTGGAGGCTCGCTACGACGATTTACTCAATAGGGACGGCGGCGGAAATGGCTTCGCCAATTCGTTCACCCAGATTTTTTCCGACGTGAAAAGACTCATCGCCGGCAACCTCGGAAACGGAGACATTGTCACTACGATGGAGCCGATGGCGCAGTCCGCGCTGGAAAAGAGTTTAGAAAAAGCAATAAAGAAACATAAAGGGGAGATTGCCGGAGGAATCATACTTGATCCGAAAACGGGAGAGATAATCGCCATGGCGGCCAAGCCGGACTTTGACCCGAACAATTATTCCAAGGTCAAAGATTTTTCCGTTTTCATGAATCCGAACGTGGAAAGCGTGTTTGAGATGGGTTCCATAATGAAACCGCTGACAATCGCGGCGGCCATAGACAGCGGCAGTATCACCGCTTCCACCACTTACGAAGACAAGGGCTTTGTTGACTTTAAAAACGCCAGGATAAAAAATTACGACGGCAAAGCCAGGGGGTTCGTCAATATGCAGAAAGTTCTGGACGATTCGCTCAACACCGGCGCGGTGTTTGCCATGCAGAAAACCGGCAAGGAGAAATTTCTCCGCTATTTGCTGGACTTCGGCTTGTCGGAAAAAACCGGCGTGGATTTGCCGAGGGAAGTTTCCGGCAAGCTTTCCAATCTGATAAACGGCAAAAATGACATAGAATATGCCACGGCCTCCTTCGGCCAGGGAATCGCCGTCACCCCTTTGGAGATAACCGTCGCGTTATCCAGCCTGGCTAATGGCGGCGTTATTATGAAACCGTATATCGTCAAAGAAGAAATAGTCAATGGTTTAAAAAACAGAGAGAATGCGCCAACGGAATCGAGGCAACCGATTAAAAAAGAAACCGCCGAAGAGATAACCAAAATGCTGGTGAATGTGGTTGACAAAGCGTTGCTGCAAGGACAATATAAGCTGGATCGTTACAGCGTGGCGGCCAAAACCGGTACGGCCCAGATAGCTTCCTCCGGAGGCGGTTATTTGGAGGAGGAATATCTGCACACATTCTTCGGGTATGCTCCGGCTTATAACCCGAAGTTTCTGGCATTTATTTACATACTCAAAC
The DNA window shown above is from Candidatus Paceibacter sp. and carries:
- the rsmH gene encoding 16S rRNA (cytosine(1402)-N(4))-methyltransferase RsmH encodes the protein MEMHIPVLLNETISGLNLKPGAVAVDATINGGGHSSKILEAIGENGVLLGIDRDEKVLEELKRKTSGERLWQNAKLAVGNFRELDGLMDSFGIAKADAFLFDLGMSSVQIDESGRGFSFQKDEPLLMTMKSNPEHGDLTAREIVNDWREEELENIIRTYGEERFSRRIAANIVRRREIKPIETTLELVDVIRESVPGFYRRGRVNCATRTFQALRIAVNDELNAAKEGLEKAWDRLNIGGRAAAISFHSLEDRIVKNFFKEKALLGEGALIDKKPITASEEERLSNPRSRSAKLRIIEKIK
- a CDS encoding penicillin-binding protein 2, producing MKGNFKARAGFVYFLFLCVAVIISGRLFFVQIINGEYYDGLAKKQYNASGRNFNRGSIYFSDKDGSLMSAAAVKEDYQLVVYPKRITDAGKAYSGLSAVFEIGQKDFMAQASAEDAGRKVMAKKLSEEQADEINRLKITGVAAEPDTYRYYPAENLASHALGFVGYDGDKLVGRYGLEARYDDLLNRDGGGNGFANSFTQIFSDVKRLIAGNLGNGDIVTTMEPMAQSALEKSLEKAIKKHKGEIAGGIILDPKTGEIIAMAAKPDFDPNNYSKVKDFSVFMNPNVESVFEMGSIMKPLTIAAAIDSGSITASTTYEDKGFVDFKNARIKNYDGKARGFVNMQKVLDDSLNTGAVFAMQKTGKEKFLRYLLDFGLSEKTGVDLPREVSGKLSNLINGKNDIEYATASFGQGIAVTPLEITVALSSLANGGVIMKPYIVKEEIVNGLKNRENAPTESRQPIKKETAEEITKMLVNVVDKALLQGQYKLDRYSVAAKTGTAQIASSGGGYLEEEYLHTFFGYAPAYNPKFLAFIYILKPQGVKYAAHSLTEPFMDITKFLLNYYEVPPDR